A portion of the Calothrix sp. 336/3 genome contains these proteins:
- a CDS encoding sigma 54-interacting transcriptional regulator: MTSSDIAIWLQERTALGILSPQVLGAIAQVITEKTLPADAILVREGSVPDGLYILLQGQLESGCVNSQNSGLERGFLPGAVIHLQELLLRESAQCTITTLSESHLWMIPADKFQELIAQYPEIAQAVSRLLVQELAQLTSAFTYEQERAIALRPYVVTKAKRGIVGSSRYAVKLREQIRQAASHRGSVLIFGEPGLEKDNIAALIHFGSPQRHEPIIKVNCSILQTSGADLFGRVGGKPGLLEWLGEGTLILNNIQETPPELLPALANLLRTSKYKPVTRSQEEMVSLERMSLARILIVAEKTDKNIEKCVHQLIKVPPLRVRKTDIKSQVEYYINLYSLARGIVKPKVTPEALRRLQSYDFPGNLKELENLVQRAIVQAGGAKELTEEIFWSVETKKKQFRVNLLNLYPGLRKFLRSPWWPDRINYGFTAFAFAFIVAVLFFGPQTRDRNFVLNFFWAWWWTGFLFLFPFLGRVWCAVCPFMIYGEITQKISLKLFPRELRKWERQAAEKWGGWFLFGLFALIFLWEELWDLENTAYLSGCLLLLITSGAVIFSTIFERRFWCRYLCPIGGMNGLFAKLSMTELRAQQGICSATCTTYQCYKGGPQKGEGMASDGCPLYSHPAQLTDNKDCVLCMTCLKACPHRSVEFNLRPPGIELWTTHVPHSYEVALLFLMLGGVYLHRLPEIQSWLGLNFDLQQFLPHLELSLLALCVPIIPILIVYALMYWMNFGRKPKQFIELAYGYLPLVLGANLAHYLRLGLGEGGRILPVTFTTFGLNGDKLPTLVAHPAVISFLQGTTLIFAVLLSMILTQKIARQPIRSLVWQHLGIIGLGLSLWRIIVA, encoded by the coding sequence ATGACATCTTCAGATATTGCGATTTGGTTACAGGAACGCACTGCCTTAGGGATTTTATCTCCTCAGGTGCTAGGGGCGATCGCCCAGGTAATTACGGAAAAAACCTTACCTGCTGATGCGATTTTGGTACGGGAGGGTAGTGTTCCGGATGGATTGTATATTTTATTGCAGGGACAGTTAGAAAGTGGTTGTGTTAACTCTCAAAACTCAGGTTTAGAAAGGGGTTTTTTACCGGGGGCAGTAATTCATCTGCAAGAATTATTACTACGGGAGTCTGCCCAATGTACGATTACTACCCTGAGCGAATCTCATTTGTGGATGATTCCCGCAGACAAGTTCCAGGAATTAATTGCCCAATATCCCGAAATTGCCCAAGCTGTCTCTCGTTTACTGGTACAGGAATTAGCTCAGTTAACCTCTGCTTTTACCTATGAACAGGAAAGGGCGATCGCTCTACGTCCCTATGTTGTCACAAAAGCGAAGCGGGGAATTGTCGGTAGTAGTCGTTATGCAGTGAAATTACGAGAACAAATTCGTCAAGCTGCCAGTCATCGCGGTTCAGTATTGATTTTTGGGGAACCAGGATTAGAAAAAGATAATATTGCTGCCTTAATTCATTTCGGTTCTCCCCAGCGTCACGAACCAATAATTAAAGTCAACTGTAGTATTTTGCAAACCAGTGGTGCTGACTTGTTTGGCAGAGTGGGGGGTAAACCGGGTTTATTGGAGTGGTTGGGGGAAGGAACCCTAATTTTAAATAATATTCAAGAAACTCCACCAGAATTACTCCCTGCTCTGGCAAATTTATTGAGAACTAGCAAGTATAAACCTGTGACTCGTTCCCAGGAAGAGATGGTGTCCTTGGAAAGAATGAGTTTGGCAAGGATATTAATTGTTGCCGAGAAAACAGACAAAAATATTGAAAAATGTGTACATCAACTGATCAAAGTACCGCCACTCAGGGTACGAAAAACAGATATTAAATCTCAGGTAGAATACTATATCAATTTGTATTCCCTAGCACGGGGAATCGTTAAACCAAAAGTCACACCAGAAGCTCTACGACGCTTGCAATCCTACGACTTTCCCGGAAATTTGAAGGAGTTAGAAAATTTAGTCCAGAGGGCGATCGTGCAAGCTGGGGGAGCCAAGGAGTTAACAGAGGAAATTTTTTGGTCAGTAGAAACGAAGAAAAAGCAATTTCGGGTGAATTTGCTGAATTTATATCCAGGATTGCGAAAATTCCTCAGAAGTCCCTGGTGGCCAGATAGAATTAACTATGGTTTTACAGCCTTTGCCTTTGCCTTTATTGTCGCAGTTCTATTTTTCGGACCTCAAACCCGCGATCGCAACTTTGTTTTAAACTTCTTTTGGGCTTGGTGGTGGACTGGTTTTCTTTTCCTATTCCCTTTCCTGGGTAGGGTGTGGTGTGCTGTTTGCCCATTCATGATATATGGTGAAATTACTCAGAAGATTTCTTTAAAATTATTTCCTAGAGAACTGCGCAAATGGGAGCGACAAGCAGCAGAAAAATGGGGTGGGTGGTTTCTTTTTGGTTTATTTGCCCTGATTTTCCTCTGGGAGGAACTTTGGGATTTAGAAAATACAGCCTACCTTTCTGGTTGTTTACTCCTACTGATTACCTCCGGAGCAGTAATTTTTTCTACTATCTTTGAGCGACGTTTTTGGTGTCGTTATCTCTGCCCCATTGGGGGAATGAATGGTTTATTTGCGAAACTATCAATGACGGAACTCCGCGCCCAACAAGGGATTTGCTCCGCTACCTGTACTACCTACCAGTGTTATAAAGGTGGTCCTCAGAAGGGAGAAGGAATGGCAAGCGATGGTTGTCCGTTATACTCTCACCCTGCCCAGTTAACTGATAATAAAGATTGCGTTCTGTGCATGACTTGCTTGAAAGCTTGTCCCCACCGCTCCGTAGAATTTAACCTCCGTCCCCCTGGAATTGAACTCTGGACAACCCATGTTCCCCACAGCTATGAAGTCGCTTTGTTATTTTTAATGCTCGGTGGAGTATATTTGCATCGCTTGCCGGAAATACAATCTTGGTTGGGCTTGAACTTCGACTTGCAGCAATTTTTACCACACCTAGAATTATCTTTATTGGCGCTTTGTGTACCAATTATCCCCATCCTGATTGTCTACGCTCTCATGTACTGGATGAATTTTGGGCGCAAACCCAAACAATTTATTGAACTAGCCTATGGGTATTTACCCTTAGTTCTAGGTGCAAATTTAGCTCATTATTTACGTTTGGGATTGGGGGAAGGAGGGCGGATTTTACCTGTCACCTTTACTACCTTTGGTTTAAATGGGGACAAATTGCCTACCTTAGTAGCTCATCCTGCGGTGATTAGCTTTTTACAGGGAACTACTTTAATTTTTGCTGTCCTTTTATCGATGATTCTGACGCAAAAAATTGCCCGTCAACCAATTAGAAGCTTAGTTTGGCAGCACCTAGGGATAATAGGTTTAGGTTTGAGTCTGTGGAGAATTATTGTTGCTTAA
- the efp gene encoding elongation factor P, translating into MISSNDFRPGVSIVLDGSVWRVVEFLHVKPGKGSAFVRTKLKNAQTGGVVERTFRAGETVPQATLEKSTMQHTYKEGDDYVFMDMETYEEGRLSAAQIGDRVKYLKEGMEVNVVRWGDQVMEVELPNSVVLEITQTDPGVKGDTATGGTKPATVETGATVMVPLFISQGERIRIDTRDDKYLGRE; encoded by the coding sequence ATGATCTCCAGTAACGACTTTCGACCTGGTGTTTCGATTGTATTAGATGGTTCTGTGTGGCGGGTAGTGGAATTCCTCCACGTTAAGCCAGGTAAGGGTTCCGCCTTCGTCAGAACTAAATTAAAAAATGCCCAGACTGGTGGTGTTGTAGAAAGAACATTCCGAGCAGGTGAAACTGTACCCCAAGCTACTCTGGAAAAAAGTACGATGCAACATACCTATAAAGAGGGCGATGATTACGTCTTTATGGATATGGAAACCTACGAAGAAGGTAGACTGAGTGCTGCCCAGATTGGCGATCGCGTCAAATATCTTAAAGAAGGTATGGAAGTGAACGTTGTGCGCTGGGGCGACCAAGTTATGGAAGTAGAATTACCTAATTCAGTAGTTCTAGAAATTACACAAACTGACCCTGGTGTCAAAGGTGATACGGCAACAGGTGGCACTAAACCAGCAACTGTAGAAACTGGTGCAACTGTCATGGTTCCCCTATTTATTTCCCAAGGTGAACGGATTCGTATCGACACCCGTGATGACAAATATTTGGGCAGGGAGTAG